One Tunturibacter gelidoferens genomic region harbors:
- a CDS encoding cytochrome c oxidase subunit 3 — MDNAIVATHPHTHETAVAAEHEHIVLPQHRHHFETKEQQREAATFGMWLFLLTEIMFFGGLFFAYLLYRNWYHDAFVVSSNQLSIPLGAANTAILITSGFFMALGVWAAEVQKKGLLVLFLVLTTFFGVAFLGIKAVEYHEKWEKHHIPGAHFDVSEFINPQAYGLKEKPLAPDMAQKTQVFFFLYFAMTGMHAFHMILGVGLLFWLTWRANRGEFSSGYVAPIENFGLYWHFVDIVWLFLFPLLYLINRHPGS; from the coding sequence TTGGATAACGCGATCGTAGCTACGCATCCCCACACTCACGAGACCGCGGTTGCGGCGGAGCACGAACACATCGTTCTCCCGCAGCATCGCCATCACTTTGAAACGAAAGAGCAGCAGCGCGAGGCTGCCACGTTCGGGATGTGGTTGTTCCTCCTGACTGAAATCATGTTCTTCGGTGGACTCTTCTTCGCCTACCTGCTGTACCGCAACTGGTATCACGATGCGTTCGTCGTGTCTTCCAATCAGCTCAGTATTCCTTTGGGCGCTGCTAACACCGCTATCCTGATCACCTCGGGATTCTTTATGGCACTTGGGGTGTGGGCTGCGGAGGTACAGAAGAAGGGTCTTCTTGTCCTCTTTCTGGTCCTCACCACATTTTTCGGGGTCGCTTTTCTTGGGATCAAAGCCGTTGAATATCATGAGAAATGGGAGAAGCATCACATCCCAGGAGCGCACTTCGATGTCTCCGAGTTCATCAATCCGCAGGCGTATGGGTTGAAGGAGAAGCCGCTCGCACCTGATATGGCGCAGAAGACGCAGGTGTTCTTCTTCCTTTATTTTGCGATGACCGGAATGCATGCCTTCCACATGATTTTGGGAGTTGGGCTCTTGTTCTGGCTGACGTGGCGCGCCAATCGGGGGGAGTTCTCCTCCGGGTATGTCGCACCTATCGAGAACTTCGGACTGTATTGGCACTTCGTGGATATTGTCTGGCTCTTTCTGTTCCCCTTGCTTTATCTCATCAACCGACACCCCGGCTCCTAG
- a CDS encoding cytochrome C oxidase subunit IV family protein translates to MSEYHDPSNVINPEHADHHIITPVTYGIVFATLLVFTGITVGAAYVDLGIFNPVVALAIASFKAVVVILFFMHVKYQSKLIKLTVASGFFTFLVLITMTMSDYISRAWGLW, encoded by the coding sequence ATGTCCGAATATCATGATCCGTCGAATGTCATCAATCCGGAGCACGCTGACCATCACATCATTACGCCGGTGACCTATGGAATCGTCTTTGCAACGTTATTGGTCTTTACCGGGATCACGGTGGGCGCGGCCTATGTGGATCTGGGTATCTTCAATCCGGTCGTTGCGCTGGCTATCGCGAGCTTCAAGGCTGTTGTGGTGATCCTGTTTTTTATGCACGTCAAATATCAGTCCAAGCTGATTAAGCTGACGGTTGCTTCAGGATTTTTTACCTTTCTGGTCCTGATCACGATGACGATGAGCGACTACATCAGCCGCGCGTGGGGTCTTTGGTAG
- a CDS encoding deoxyribodipyrimidine photo-lyase has product MTVRRDGGPDPEGRCVVYWMQRAQRGIDNHAVDLAAKVANLLGLPLVVYFAGISNFPHANLRHYVFLNQGLPDIEADLAARNITFVMRRAPRESHQQMLADVHAAFLIGDENPMRVPEQWRKDLASKIKIPFWTVDTDVVVPSKLIEKAQYGAYTIRPRLYRLLPAYLHRYENVHADHAWKRPRGFYVDSVHEDMTRDWKELDRTVLPVEAWKGGTHAALRRLKFFTGELLKDYDTQRNHPETDGTSCMSPYLHYGHIGPITIALAVDAAAKANPKLQTARDSFFNELIAWRELAVNFVRYTANYDSPDCAESWAKTTIAEHARDEREHLYTLHQLENAHTFDDLWNAAQIQMVRYGWMHNYLRMYWAKKILEWTPDVATAMKYSIYLNDKYFLDGRDPNGYAGIAWAILGKFDRAWGTRPIFGKIRYMSGASTGKKFNSKEYIRQMEVLPQQGSLAF; this is encoded by the coding sequence GTGACAGTGCGGCGGGACGGAGGGCCGGATCCAGAGGGCAGGTGCGTTGTCTACTGGATGCAAAGGGCGCAGCGCGGTATCGACAATCATGCAGTCGACCTGGCCGCTAAGGTGGCGAACCTGCTCGGCCTTCCCCTTGTAGTTTATTTTGCCGGGATCTCTAACTTTCCCCATGCAAATCTGCGCCACTACGTATTTCTCAATCAAGGGCTGCCGGATATCGAGGCAGACCTTGCGGCTCGCAATATCACGTTTGTGATGCGTCGCGCTCCACGCGAGTCGCACCAGCAGATGTTGGCTGACGTGCATGCAGCGTTTCTGATTGGGGATGAAAATCCGATGCGCGTGCCGGAACAGTGGCGCAAGGATCTGGCATCGAAGATCAAGATCCCGTTCTGGACGGTCGATACGGATGTGGTGGTCCCTTCAAAGCTCATAGAAAAGGCTCAGTATGGCGCCTATACGATTCGTCCGCGCCTCTATCGTCTGCTGCCCGCGTATCTGCACCGCTACGAAAATGTGCACGCCGACCATGCATGGAAGCGGCCTAGAGGATTCTATGTCGATTCCGTCCATGAGGACATGACGCGCGACTGGAAGGAACTTGACCGTACCGTTCTGCCGGTGGAAGCGTGGAAAGGGGGAACTCATGCTGCGCTTCGGCGTCTCAAGTTTTTTACAGGAGAGCTTCTGAAAGATTACGACACGCAGCGTAATCATCCGGAGACCGATGGCACTTCTTGCATGTCGCCGTATCTACATTATGGGCATATTGGTCCAATCACGATTGCTCTCGCCGTGGATGCGGCTGCGAAGGCAAATCCGAAGCTACAGACTGCACGCGACAGCTTCTTCAACGAACTGATCGCCTGGCGGGAACTCGCGGTCAACTTTGTGCGCTACACGGCAAACTATGACTCGCCCGATTGCGCTGAGAGCTGGGCCAAGACGACTATCGCCGAACATGCTCGCGATGAACGCGAACATTTGTACACGCTTCATCAGCTGGAGAACGCGCACACTTTTGACGATCTCTGGAATGCAGCCCAGATTCAAATGGTTCGATATGGCTGGATGCATAACTACCTGCGGATGTACTGGGCGAAGAAGATTCTGGAGTGGACGCCGGACGTCGCTACCGCGATGAAGTACTCGATCTATCTCAACGATAAGTATTTTCTGGACGGACGCGATCCTAACGGATACGCGGGTATTGCGTGGGCGATCCTGGGGAAGTTCGATCGTGCCTGGGGAACTCGGCCCATCTTCGGCAAAATCCGATACATGTCCGGTGCTTCGACGGGCAAGAAGTTCAATTCCAAAGAGTACATTCGACAGATGGAAGTCCTGCCTCAGCAAGGTTCGCTAGCGTTTTAG
- a CDS encoding choice-of-anchor D domain-containing protein — protein sequence MGFAGNGINAAHLYRSTDAGSHWSNISSNLPDAPANSVVVDPNDANTLYVAMDTGVYVTTGVTTCATANCWSVYGTNLPNAPVVELAAAPAMATGDGRTGELRAATYGRGLWQIPLVTASTAAQPTISLNPSSLTYNAQSIGTATAAQTITVTNTGVAPLTVSLVAVTGDFNETDNCTAAPIAIDLTCTIQVSFLPTATGSRTGIFTVYGNVAGGQATATLLGTGLAAAAIVLDPVVLTFPSTLLNATSPVQNITISNTSSAAVGLQGATITGGDFRITVNTCGPSLGPGVGCTVGIAFTPTESGARSGTLTVTDDVGTQTASLIGVGTSPATDALSPLSLTFGVQQIDTASPAQQITLSNTGDLPLTLIAAQITSGDFTVVNACGNSLNPHSACSMNVIFAPKNVGPLSGVLSVSDQYRTQTVALNGIGVAPPGVSLAPFSTVVFPPTGVGLQSPPQTVTLTNNVGVPLSIQGISLTGDFVILPNSSTCGASVAANTACVLQVAFAPTVGGPRSGSLTVTDSAGNSPQKLSLTGPGVDFTLTTNGITSVSITSGQNAVFPLLLSSASNVSGTVTFTCTGMPANSTCNVTPSSIPLGSTTTVSVTVLTGVAPASPSIRSWINRPGILLFATLFPFGLLVLRPARRTSVAGFALLCLLIAASGCGAGREIPLSSGSNPGAPSGPVTTAGTYTVVAAATSAGLTRSVNLTLIVQ from the coding sequence ATGGGGTTTGCAGGAAATGGGATCAACGCCGCGCATCTCTATCGCTCCACCGATGCCGGTTCTCATTGGAGCAACATCAGCAGCAACCTTCCTGACGCCCCGGCCAATAGCGTCGTCGTCGATCCCAACGATGCCAATACGCTTTATGTTGCGATGGACACGGGTGTATATGTCACGACGGGGGTTACCACTTGCGCCACTGCTAATTGTTGGAGCGTCTACGGCACTAATTTGCCGAATGCTCCTGTGGTCGAACTCGCGGCTGCGCCAGCGATGGCTACCGGCGACGGCCGCACCGGTGAGTTGCGCGCTGCAACTTATGGTCGCGGTTTATGGCAGATTCCCCTGGTTACGGCATCTACCGCAGCGCAACCGACGATCAGCCTCAATCCCTCTTCGCTCACTTACAACGCGCAGTCGATCGGTACGGCGACTGCGGCGCAAACTATTACAGTTACAAATACAGGAGTGGCACCGCTTACAGTCAGCCTGGTGGCGGTCACGGGCGATTTCAACGAGACTGATAACTGTACGGCAGCGCCTATCGCTATCGACCTGACCTGCACGATTCAGGTAAGCTTTCTGCCGACTGCAACGGGGAGTCGTACCGGTATCTTCACTGTATACGGCAATGTTGCCGGCGGCCAGGCGACCGCGACACTATTGGGTACCGGATTGGCCGCGGCAGCTATTGTCCTCGATCCCGTTGTGCTCACGTTTCCTTCGACACTTCTCAACGCAACCAGTCCGGTTCAGAACATCACAATCTCAAATACGAGTAGTGCCGCAGTGGGCTTGCAGGGAGCGACCATAACAGGCGGAGACTTCAGAATCACGGTCAACACCTGCGGTCCGAGCCTCGGGCCAGGGGTCGGATGTACAGTCGGTATTGCATTCACGCCTACTGAGTCCGGAGCGCGAAGCGGAACCTTAACCGTGACCGATGATGTGGGAACCCAGACGGCTTCGCTGATTGGAGTTGGGACATCTCCTGCGACTGATGCACTCTCGCCACTGTCACTGACTTTTGGCGTACAGCAGATCGATACTGCGAGTCCTGCACAGCAGATTACCCTGTCCAATACGGGCGATCTGCCGCTGACACTGATTGCTGCACAGATTACGAGTGGAGATTTTACCGTAGTCAATGCCTGCGGCAATTCGCTGAATCCGCATTCTGCCTGTTCGATGAATGTAATTTTTGCGCCGAAGAACGTTGGACCGCTCAGCGGTGTGCTTTCGGTATCGGATCAATATAGAACTCAGACAGTTGCGCTAAACGGTATCGGCGTTGCGCCGCCTGGTGTATCCCTGGCTCCCTTTTCGACGGTTGTGTTCCCCCCCACCGGTGTTGGTCTTCAGTCTCCACCGCAGACTGTTACGCTGACCAACAACGTCGGTGTTCCGCTCTCGATACAAGGGATTTCGCTTACAGGAGACTTTGTGATTTTGCCGAATAGCAGCACTTGCGGTGCTAGCGTTGCGGCTAATACTGCGTGCGTGTTACAGGTTGCTTTCGCGCCGACTGTCGGTGGGCCGCGTTCTGGATCGCTTACCGTGACGGATAGTGCGGGCAATTCACCTCAGAAACTTTCACTTACTGGACCAGGTGTTGATTTCACACTCACCACGAATGGGATTACCAGCGTTAGTATCACGAGTGGTCAGAACGCTGTTTTTCCGTTACTACTCAGTTCGGCGTCGAATGTTTCTGGCACGGTAACTTTCACCTGCACGGGAATGCCCGCTAACTCAACCTGTAACGTCACGCCCTCCAGCATTCCGCTCGGCAGTACGACTACCGTATCCGTGACTGTATTGACGGGCGTTGCCCCAGCCTCGCCGTCCATTCGCTCTTGGATCAACCGCCCAGGCATACTTTTATTTGCGACGTTGTTCCCGTTCGGGTTGCTGGTGCTGCGACCAGCGCGCCGCACAAGCGTGGCCGGTTTTGCTCTGCTGTGTTTACTGATCGCTGCGAGTGGCTGTGGTGCGGGACGGGAGATTCCTTTATCAAGTGGATCGAATCCTGGTGCACCATCAGGCCCGGTGACGACGGCGGGGACCTACACTGTCGTTGCGGCGGCGACAAGCGCTGGCTTGACGCGAAGTGTCAATCTCACACTGATCGTTCAGTAA
- a CDS encoding NAD(P)/FAD-dependent oxidoreductase, with product MEKVDVIVLGAGAAGMMCAIEAGKRGRRVVLLDHAERVGKKILISGGGRCNFTNIHCRPENFLSENPHFAKSALARFTPSDMIAMVERHGIRYHEKTLGQLFCDRSAHDIITMLERECAEASVRIILGAIAISVHRNDHLEVHTSDTVFQSESVVIATGGLSIPKMGATAFGYTLAEQFGLRVVECRPGLVPLVFSAEDREQWCDLAGVSAEVVAQSSTRPRRGNFREKMLITHRGLSGPAILQASSYWSPGETVTLDLAPDLKVLAPLLAKNSRRDAAAAMNAVRAVLPARMAERWVALHNPDDWTNASLAALEQRLHQWRLVPAGTEGYAKAEVTVGGVDTAELDAKTMQSRKVPGLYFVGEVVDVTGWLGGYNFQWAWASGVSAGESA from the coding sequence GTGGAAAAGGTTGATGTCATAGTACTGGGCGCGGGCGCAGCGGGAATGATGTGTGCTATCGAAGCCGGCAAGCGCGGGCGCCGGGTAGTTCTGCTCGATCACGCCGAACGCGTCGGAAAAAAGATTCTGATCTCAGGAGGCGGCCGCTGCAACTTCACCAACATCCACTGCCGCCCAGAAAACTTCCTCTCAGAGAATCCCCACTTCGCGAAATCCGCCCTAGCTCGCTTCACGCCTTCAGACATGATCGCCATGGTCGAAAGACACGGCATCCGCTACCACGAGAAGACGCTTGGACAACTCTTCTGCGACCGCTCTGCCCACGACATCATCACCATGCTGGAGCGCGAATGCGCAGAGGCGAGTGTTCGCATAATTCTCGGCGCTATAGCGATCTCCGTTCATCGCAATGACCACCTCGAAGTTCACACCTCGGATACGGTGTTTCAATCCGAATCCGTAGTCATCGCCACCGGTGGCCTTTCAATCCCCAAGATGGGCGCTACCGCATTCGGCTACACCTTGGCCGAACAGTTTGGCCTGCGTGTCGTAGAGTGCCGGCCCGGCCTGGTTCCCCTCGTCTTCAGTGCAGAAGATCGCGAACAATGGTGCGACCTGGCAGGTGTCTCAGCTGAGGTCGTGGCGCAGTCGAGCACCCGCCCCCGACGAGGAAACTTCCGCGAAAAGATGTTGATCACCCATCGCGGACTGAGCGGCCCCGCGATTCTGCAAGCATCGTCCTACTGGAGTCCGGGCGAGACCGTGACACTAGACCTCGCACCCGATTTGAAAGTACTCGCTCCCTTGCTGGCAAAAAATTCGCGAAGAGATGCGGCCGCAGCGATGAACGCCGTACGAGCTGTGTTGCCGGCCCGCATGGCAGAACGATGGGTTGCGCTCCATAATCCAGACGACTGGACGAACGCATCTTTAGCGGCGCTAGAACAGCGTTTACACCAGTGGCGTCTGGTGCCGGCAGGAACCGAAGGCTATGCCAAAGCCGAGGTCACAGTGGGGGGCGTTGACACCGCAGAACTGGATGCCAAGACGATGCAGAGCCGCAAGGTACCAGGTCTCTATTTTGTTGGTGAGGTCGTCGATGTAACAGGATGGCTGGGTGGATACAACTTCCAATGGGCGTGGGCCTCGGGAGTGAGCGCAGGCGAGTCTGCCTGA
- a CDS encoding class I SAM-dependent rRNA methyltransferase — protein MLRKVEDRAPRVVAAQPHGPAAAITRRAADRLRAGHLWVYRSDVESLVPPTGATDLQPGALITVMDSRGIPLGTGLYSAASQIAVRIVSNEAAFTRVAYLDQVRELVLAALALRDEVAPESMEDDACRLIFSEADNLPGIVADRYNDLVILQLLTQGTAQDDVRHLLTEVLRDRFRLDTGGITLWERPDPKIRELEQLAHPNPGPLHHPNTTETPQLTTIFTINGLRFHFDAGSGQKTGAFLDQRLNYAAAARYATGSALDICTYQGGFALHLAQHCRSVTGVDASRSALEVADRNRELNPDLPAQVEWIEADAFELLREYESTGHQYDTIVLDPPAFAKSKRAAEGAMRGYKELNLRAMKMLRPGGTLITCSCSHHVPLQEFTEVVSSAASDAARRVQLLETRGAAPDHPAVLTLPETSYLKCLICRVG, from the coding sequence ATGCTTAGAAAAGTGGAAGATCGGGCCCCGCGAGTCGTCGCGGCCCAGCCGCACGGACCCGCCGCAGCGATCACCCGCCGCGCCGCAGACCGCCTCCGAGCCGGACACCTCTGGGTTTACCGGTCAGACGTAGAGTCCCTCGTCCCGCCAACCGGGGCCACCGACCTCCAGCCCGGGGCCCTTATCACGGTAATGGATAGCCGAGGCATCCCCCTGGGCACCGGCCTCTACAGCGCAGCCTCGCAGATCGCAGTAAGAATCGTCTCGAACGAAGCCGCCTTCACCCGAGTCGCCTACCTTGACCAGGTACGCGAGCTAGTCCTCGCCGCCCTGGCGCTCCGAGACGAAGTAGCGCCCGAGTCCATGGAAGACGACGCCTGCCGACTCATCTTCTCCGAGGCCGACAACCTCCCCGGCATCGTCGCCGACCGCTACAACGACCTCGTCATCCTCCAACTCCTCACCCAGGGCACCGCCCAGGACGACGTCCGCCACCTCCTCACCGAAGTCCTTCGCGACCGATTCCGCCTCGACACCGGCGGCATCACCCTCTGGGAGCGCCCCGACCCCAAGATCCGCGAACTCGAGCAACTGGCCCACCCCAACCCCGGTCCACTCCACCACCCAAACACCACCGAAACACCACAACTCACCACCATCTTCACCATCAACGGCCTTCGTTTTCACTTCGACGCCGGCTCTGGTCAGAAGACGGGAGCCTTCCTCGATCAGCGCCTCAACTACGCCGCCGCAGCCCGATACGCAACCGGCTCCGCGCTCGACATCTGCACCTATCAGGGCGGATTCGCCCTCCATCTCGCGCAACACTGCCGCAGTGTAACCGGAGTAGACGCCAGCCGCAGCGCCCTCGAAGTCGCCGACCGCAACCGCGAGCTCAACCCCGATCTTCCCGCCCAGGTCGAGTGGATCGAAGCCGACGCCTTCGAGCTCCTCCGCGAGTACGAATCCACCGGCCATCAGTACGACACCATCGTCCTCGACCCACCCGCCTTCGCCAAGTCCAAACGCGCCGCCGAAGGCGCCATGCGCGGCTACAAGGAGCTGAACCTCCGCGCCATGAAGATGCTCCGCCCCGGCGGAACCCTCATCACCTGCTCCTGCTCCCACCACGTTCCCCTGCAGGAGTTCACCGAGGTCGTCTCCTCCGCCGCCTCCGACGCAGCCCGCCGAGTCCAGCTCCTCGAGACCCGGGGGGCCGCCCCCGACCACCCCGCCGTCCTCACCCTCCCCGAGACCAGCTACCTCAAGTGCCTCATCTGCCGGGTGGGGTAA
- a CDS encoding PadR family transcriptional regulator, producing the protein MREHSYLGEFELILLLTILRLGDDAYGVPLSRELSVVRGRDVAVGSVYAALDRLELKGLIASSLGESSPERGGRAKRYFRVTAEGIRSMEETRRVLTGLWKALPSGEGDLI; encoded by the coding sequence ATGAGAGAGCATAGCTATCTCGGTGAGTTTGAACTCATCCTCCTGCTGACAATTCTTCGTCTAGGAGACGATGCGTATGGTGTTCCTCTGTCCAGAGAACTCTCTGTGGTGCGCGGCAGGGATGTGGCAGTCGGAAGCGTTTATGCGGCGTTGGACCGGCTCGAGTTGAAGGGACTGATCGCGTCCAGCCTGGGTGAATCAAGTCCGGAGCGAGGAGGTAGAGCGAAGCGATACTTCCGCGTGACCGCGGAGGGGATTCGCTCCATGGAAGAGACACGGCGGGTACTGACAGGGCTTTGGAAGGCACTCCCCTCTGGGGAAGGTGATCTGATATGA
- a CDS encoding alpha/beta fold hydrolase gives MKSINSVALATWMLEHLAFGSDNEALCGDLLEEFQLGRSVAWYWRQVLAAIAIRAGGAARKLAVPVAFSAGWTTLYPAWRFVTRVSGVYVGPDQGTWFAWPSSALMQIGYGVVPGVLFVWVGFLIFLLFRAAAGIELREGGLLRGLSQSLTVFFLSTILLLFYLRHPQVDLACVTRGDFYTVFHLCNISVPIALSVLAAVLALVPRASRSHRRRRRPNDPVLSGMRRMVQAFCLILSLSLVASAQTISSPSVQFVSVAQDVRLEVLDWGGTGRPMIFLSGLGDTAHDFEDFAKKFTANYHVYGITRRGFGASSKPAPEIVNYGADRLGDDVLAVMDALKLDRPIVVGHSIAGEELSSIGSRHPEKVAGLVYLDAAFPFAYYNHANSEWTLDMVDVRKQIEAFQAGAMLEPRIVEEMSGSVELLEKDLRDMKKELAMFPPPYPPPPPPIGLAIKFGEQKYTQIPVPILAVVVCPHNFDDLKDKPKIEAAIVAEDSARCTAQADAFEAGVPTAHVVRLRNADHYVFKSNESDVIREMNAFLTGSH, from the coding sequence ATGAAGTCGATCAACTCAGTAGCACTGGCAACGTGGATGTTGGAGCATCTGGCCTTCGGGTCGGATAACGAGGCTCTCTGCGGCGACCTGTTGGAAGAGTTCCAGCTTGGTCGTTCGGTGGCGTGGTATTGGCGTCAGGTGTTAGCCGCAATCGCGATCCGAGCCGGCGGCGCGGCTCGCAAGCTCGCGGTCCCTGTCGCGTTTTCGGCTGGGTGGACCACGCTCTATCCGGCGTGGAGATTTGTTACCAGGGTCTCAGGTGTCTACGTGGGGCCCGATCAAGGAACATGGTTCGCATGGCCCTCCTCGGCCCTGATGCAGATTGGCTACGGGGTGGTTCCGGGAGTTTTATTTGTTTGGGTTGGGTTTTTGATTTTTCTTCTGTTCCGCGCGGCGGCGGGCATTGAGTTGCGAGAAGGTGGTTTGCTTCGCGGTCTGTCGCAAAGCCTCACCGTGTTCTTTCTATCGACGATCCTGCTTCTCTTTTATTTGCGGCATCCACAGGTGGATCTGGCCTGTGTCACCCGAGGCGATTTCTATACCGTCTTTCATCTTTGCAATATCAGTGTTCCGATTGCTCTCAGTGTTCTGGCGGCGGTTCTGGCCTTGGTTCCACGGGCATCGCGAAGTCATCGGCGAAGACGTCGCCCGAATGATCCAGTGTTGAGCGGGATGAGGCGTATGGTGCAGGCGTTCTGTCTCATCCTGTCTTTGTCGCTGGTCGCCTCTGCGCAGACCATCTCTTCTCCATCCGTTCAGTTTGTTTCGGTCGCTCAAGACGTCCGGCTGGAGGTTCTTGATTGGGGCGGGACTGGGCGACCGATGATCTTTCTAAGCGGCTTGGGAGACACTGCGCATGACTTCGAAGATTTCGCCAAGAAGTTCACTGCGAACTATCACGTCTACGGAATCACGCGGCGTGGCTTTGGAGCTTCCAGCAAGCCGGCTCCAGAGATTGTGAACTATGGCGCCGACCGTCTGGGGGATGATGTGCTTGCCGTGATGGACGCACTTAAACTCGATCGCCCCATCGTGGTCGGTCACTCTATCGCGGGTGAAGAGTTGAGCTCCATTGGGAGCCGCCATCCGGAAAAAGTTGCCGGGTTGGTCTATCTCGATGCGGCATTTCCCTTTGCCTATTACAACCATGCTAACAGCGAGTGGACGCTGGATATGGTGGATGTCAGGAAGCAGATTGAGGCGTTCCAGGCAGGCGCGATGTTGGAGCCTCGAATTGTGGAGGAGATGTCGGGCAGCGTCGAGCTGCTCGAAAAAGATCTGCGGGATATGAAGAAGGAGTTGGCGATGTTTCCCCCACCCTACCCGCCGCCGCCCCCTCCAATTGGTTTGGCAATCAAGTTCGGAGAGCAAAAATACACGCAGATTCCGGTTCCAATTCTTGCTGTGGTTGTGTGCCCTCACAACTTCGATGATTTGAAAGACAAACCGAAGATTGAAGCTGCGATCGTTGCAGAGGATTCGGCTCGCTGCACGGCGCAAGCTGATGCATTCGAAGCTGGGGTTCCGACGGCCCACGTTGTTCGTCTGCGAAATGCTGACCACTATGTTTTTAAATCGAACGAGTCAGACGTGATTCGGGAGATGAATGCCTTCCTCACAGGATCGCATTGA